CACGCTGGGTCGGTCGTACGACCTGAAGGAGAAGGGCGACTGGCTGGCCTTCGTCGGCTACAAGTACATCCAGCCGGACGCGCTGCCCGACGCCTTCAACGATTCGTCGTTCCACCAGGGCGGCACCAATGCCCGCGGCTACTACATCGGCGGCGGCTATGCCTTCGACAAGAACGTGTACGGCGTCCTGCGCTGGATGAGCACGCGCGAGATCTACGGCGCGCCGCTGTCTATCGACACGATGCAGTTCGAGATCAACGCCAGGTTCTGAGGCCATGGACATGCATACCTTATGGGATGAATTGCGCCAGCCTCAGGCGCTGGGGCGCGGCCGGCGGCTGGCCGCCGCCGCGGCCCTGTGCGCCGCGGGCCTGAGCGTGGTGGTGCCGGCGCACGCCGAGAGCATGGAAGAGCGGCTGCGCGCCCAGTTGCGCAGCACCACCCAGCAACTGCAGCAGCTGCAGAGCGAGCAGGCCCAGGTCAACGCCGCCAAGGCCGCGGCCGAGGCCCAGCGCGACGCGGCCCAGAAAGAGCTGGAGGCGCTGCGCGGCCAATTGGCCAAGGCCACTGGCCAGGCCGAGAAGCTGGCCGAGCAGCAGGGCGCCGTCATGGAAAGCGCGCAGGCCCAGGTGGCCGCCAGCCACGCCCAGCTGGGCAAGTTCAAGGGCGCCTACGACGAGCTGCTGACGCTGTCGCGCGCCAAGGAAGCGGAACGCCAGACCCTGGCGCGCTCCCTGGCGCAGCGCGAGTCGGAGGCCAAGGCCTGCGTCGCCAAGAACCGCGAGATGTACGAGGCCGGCAAGGAGATCCTGAACGCCTACGAACGCATCAGCACCGGCGGCATCCTGGCCATGAAGCAGCCGTTCGCCGGCAGCGCGCGGGTCAAGTTCGAGGAGCAGGCGCAGGCGTACGGCGACAAGCTGTACGACGCGCAGGTCGGCGCCGCCGCGCCCGCCGCGGCGCCGGCCCAACCCTGATATTGCAAGACCTGTCTTATTTTTTTCATCTAGGAAACCTGTAATGACCGACTCCAGCCTGATTCTCGACGTCAACGCCGAACGCCTGCAGGACCTGCTGCAATCCGCCGGCTACCGCGTCACCGTGTCCGAGCAGAACGGCATGGTGCAGCTGCTGAGCGCCAGCCAGGGCGTGGGCTTCGCCGCCCGCATGGGCAACCCCGCCGCCGAGCCCGGCCGCTACCTGGACTACACGCTGAGCTGCGCGCTGCGCGTGCAAGGCGAACTGCCGGCCGGCCTGGCCGACCGCTGGAACGTGGAAAAGCGCTTCGCCCGCCTGACGGTGCAGGGCGTGTTCCTGGTGCTGGAACTGGACGTGATCCTGGCCGGCGGCGTGTCCGAGAACTACCTGCGCGCCACCGCGGAGCTGTGGGACCGCCTGCTGCAGGAATTCCTGCTGTTCCTGCGCGCC
The window above is part of the Achromobacter deleyi genome. Proteins encoded here:
- a CDS encoding YbjN domain-containing protein; the protein is MTDSSLILDVNAERLQDLLQSAGYRVTVSEQNGMVQLLSASQGVGFAARMGNPAAEPGRYLDYTLSCALRVQGELPAGLADRWNVEKRFARLTVQGVFLVLELDVILAGGVSENYLRATAELWDRLLQEFLLFLRANATAEAGAEDAAASEPQEEAAAEAAN
- a CDS encoding DNA repair protein; protein product: MHTLWDELRQPQALGRGRRLAAAAALCAAGLSVVVPAHAESMEERLRAQLRSTTQQLQQLQSEQAQVNAAKAAAEAQRDAAQKELEALRGQLAKATGQAEKLAEQQGAVMESAQAQVAASHAQLGKFKGAYDELLTLSRAKEAERQTLARSLAQRESEAKACVAKNREMYEAGKEILNAYERISTGGILAMKQPFAGSARVKFEEQAQAYGDKLYDAQVGAAAPAAAPAQP